TATAGTAACACATGATACTAGTTTTTTCTTTACATATATATTTTGAAGAAAAAGTGCTTTGGTCAACCCAATCAGACCTCATTTTCTGAATTGTTGTAGGCTATTTCTCTAAGGGAAATGGAAGATGTGGCTTGTTTGGAGGAAAAGCTTGGACGACTACTAACAAAACAAGAACGAAGCAGAATAGGAGTGAGTAGTCTCAAGTTGTTCTTAGAAGATTTGTTACAGAAAAGGTACACACTTTGACTTGTTTGACTTGAACCAGTTTGACTATTGTTCATTATTTAGAGGTTGAGTTTTGTGTTGTTTCAAGGTATATGGATAACGTTCCGTTAATTATTCCTCTGCTTGAGAAGGAGTATCGTGGCACAACACGCAAACTGAATGACATAAATCAGGAACTCAGGTTTGCATTTTTGACCAGTTTAGGTACATTTTATATTGAAGTTATATAATTTATGTCTCTTTATCTAAGGTAATTAACATTCTTCACTTTTGATGTTTACATAGCACTTTAGATGAAGCCAAACTAAAGGAAAAAGGGCGATCTTTCCATGATCTTTTCCTGACCAAGGTTTCATCTACCAAGACCTTCATATTGTTCTTTGATGTTGCCTGATTCAACCACTTTTCAGGCCAGTTGTAAGTCTGTCTGTAATTTTTGTTCTTTTAATTTTGTGTTTTTCTCAGTTATCGCTATTATTGAAAGGGACGGTTGTTGCACCTCCAGATAAATTCGGTAAAAAAAAGTCTTCTTCATCTCAATGTACTTCATCCATGAATGTCTATAACAGTGATACTATACTTCTAATCAACATTCtactttttttctttccttttctgTTTTTCCGGTGGTTGCAGGTGAAACACTACAAGATGAGCTGGTCAATGGAGGGGCACTAATTGGTATTGATGGCTCTCAGTTTCCTCACAAATTAATCCCAGTAAGCTTGACAATACATATTTACATATCTCTCTTTGGCAATTGGCGTACTTAGTCAATTTTGTTAATCATCTTGTGTTGACCCATTACGTTCTTTAACATTCATATTATATCAGTTATTCTTGGTAAACTTTGCGTTCAAAAAGTCAATATAATTGAGGTGGTGATGAAGCATGAGTGCACATTGTATTAAAAGTGATGCATTATACGATCAAGTGAGTAGGCAAACTGGGCTTTCTCATATTGGATTGCAAGAGCATATTGGGCCATGTGGTTATGGGCTTGTGGAGAAATCTGGACAAGGATAGATAGGTTATCATTTAACAAAGGAAATAAGTAGAAGCCGTAGGAAGCAAGCCAAAGAAAAGTCAAAGATTTGATTTTAATATTTATCCATATTTGCTTCCTATAATTTTGCTACTATTAGTTACGGAGTAGTATAAATAGAAGAATATATTATTGTGGAACTCAGTTTTTGAGTTTATAATAGGTGAGTTATCATAGCCGTGAAGGCTTTTTTGCTAGTATCTATATCCATACGTTGTTAATTATTTTTATTGTTTAATAAAAAAAGTTAGCAATATCCGTATTGGATTTTTTTATCAATTGTTCGTTTCTGTTTGGCCACGATATTTTTGCATAATATATCGTGGCCAAATAGAAACGAACAATTGATAAAAAAATCCAATACGGATATTGCTAACTTTTTTTATTAAACAATAAAAATAATTAACAACGTATGGATATAGATACTAGCAAAAAAGCCTTCACGGCTATGATAACTCACCTATTATAAACTCAAAAACTGAGTTCCACAATAATATATTCTTCTATTTATACTACTCCGTAACTAATAGTAGCAAAATTATAGGAAGCAAATATGGATAAATATTAAAATCAAATCTTTGACTTTTCTTTGGCTTGCTTCCTACGGCTTCTACTTATTTCCTTTGTTAAATGATAACCTATCTATCCTTGTCCAGATTTCTCCACAAGCCCATAACCACATGGCCCAATATGCTCTTGCAATCCAATATGAGAAAGCCCAGTTTGCCTACTCACTTGATCGTATAATGCATCATTCTCCCCTTCTtcgaaaagactcgtcctcgagtctatAACGTCAATCACCAAAACATCTAACCGAACCTCGAGAACAACACGAGTGTTTTCCAAATCGCTTTTCATAAAAACATTAGCATCTTCACGGAAGGAAATTATACCCTCTTCATTGGACATATTGGTGTTTTTATTAGTAACTTCCTCCAAATCACTTTCATAATCAgattcaaaaaaagaaaaaagataCCTCACCATCAGTGTCATAGATGGGTTCGGTATCATAGATGGATTCTCCATCTTCACCATCTGTATCATAGATGGGTTCAGTATCATAAATGGATTCTGAATCGATTCTTTCCGAATCGTAGCGCGCAGGGAATCGTTGTTGGTTCAGTTCCAACTCAGCGATTCGCTTATATAATTGTTCAATTTCTGCGTCTCGAGGGTCTTCGTTGCCTCTTTCGGCGTGTCTACGATTATCCCCATCGCTGCCTCGATCGGCGGTTCTGCAATAGTCTCCTCGATAACCTCCACGAAACATTGTTTGACCAAAACCCGAGCTCTGGATACCAAATAATGCAAAAATATCGTGGCCAAACAGAAACGAACAATTGATAAAAAAATCCAATGCGGATATTGCTAACTTTTTTTATTAAACAATAAAAATAATTAACAACGTATGGATATAGATACTAGCAAAAAAGCCTTCACGGCTATGATAACTCACCTATTATAAACTCAAAAACTGAGTTCCACAATAATATATTCTTCTATTTATACTACTCCGTAACTAATAGTAGCAAAATTATAGGAAGCAAATATGGATAAATATTAAAATCAAATCTTTGACTTTTCTTTGGCTTGCTTCCTACGGCTTCTACTTATTTCCTTTGTTAAATGATAACCTATCTATCCTTGTCCAGATTTCTCCACAAGTCCATAACCACATGGCCCAATATGCTCTTGCAATCCAATATGAGAAAGCCCAGTTTGCCTACTCACTTGATCGTATAATGCATCAAAAAGTTTCTAGTTAATATTTTTAGTTGACCAATAATTTCTTCACCTCAATTGTTGTACTAATCCCACTTGATATTTTCTTAAAGTTACAATTCTATTGGTATAATATATTtattgtaatcatattaataaatttataaactGCTCATTTTGCTACATTTATGAACTTATTTTCTGTTATGTACAGAATGCAGGTATGCGTCTGTATGGAGGTGCTCAGTATCATCGTGCTATGGCAGAGTTTCGGTTTGTTGTTGGAGGGATCAAGTGCCCTCCGATTACACGCGAAGAAATCGTAAATGCATGTGGAGTTGAAGATATTCATGATGGGACAAATTACTCTAGGTCTTTGATTCGATTTACCATCTTTTATTAACCGTTTATGTTGTAATAGCTTACAGTTAAGGACCTTTTACTCCAGGACTGCATGTGTCATTGCTGTTGCAAAGGCTCGTGATACATTCGAACCCTTTCTTCATCAGGTAATGGTTTCGTTTAGTTTAACCATTAGTTGTGTATGTTTTATTAACATTTCAATTTTGGATACAGTTGGGCAGTCGACTTCTTCACATCTTAAAAAGATTGCTTCCGATCTCTGTTTACTTACTTCAGGTATGGCCCATGTTTCATTTTTAGTGTCAGTTTTTGTATATGATGATAgagattttaatattaatactagtggcGGCAATTTTGGACCCACGTAATAATAAATATATCGATTTCGATTATATCTATACCTCCGAAAATGGGTATGTACTTAAAAAGCAGATAACCTGCGTGGTTGTTTTTGATAAAAAATTAGATTGTTATTGTGAATAATTAGTTTAAGTaagcatacttagcacattgaaTCATTGATTTAACGAATTACCCACCATGCCCTCCTGCATTCTGCCATCTCTAGTTGGATCTAAACATAAATCCAAGGTTTGTGAAAGTCTCGAATCGGGGATGAGTCGGTCGGGACATTTGAGGGACGAGTCGGTCGAGTCAGGGACGAGATgggcgttgaccaacgttgacttttattAGTTATACATAAACTAAACACACATATATtatattacacataaatatatcaaacataaatATTAAAATATAGATATAGGGCAGAAAATTTAATTTTTGGCATTGAACCCAACTCAGCCTGAATTTGACCCGACTTTTTAGCATTGACCGACTTTTGATGCGTTTTTTGGCGAAACGGGACGGGTTAGTCTCCAAACTGACGCGTCATCCgactcggccgacttttacaacagtgTATAAATCACACACTAACCCTCAAATGGTTACAACAGAAAGAGGGAGAATTTCTAAGTGGTCATGAAGTTTTCCTGAGACGCGTGTCTTCCGCCTTCAACAACTTTGCTGAATCCACCGAAAGATCATGTCATGAAAAGTAAAAATTTACTGAATATTACTTGGGTTATGTTCACTTCACGGACTTCATTAATTTTTCAAAAAACTCATCTACAGATGTTTGGAGGATTTAATAAGCACCACCCGTTACGTGACGTGGTCCCTTCACAATAAGGTTGTCAAACACCTGATCCCATTTTTAACCTTTTATGCTTCTTTGTTTTGTTCTCATGTTTTAATTCTTATATATAGAATCGAGCTGGACTACGCCAATTCTTGGATTCTTTTGGTGGAGCTGAACAGCCTGGTAATGGTGGTAATAATATGCATTTTATATACTTCTAAAATGTGTTCATTTGGTGGTAAAATGTCTACATAACAAACCCGACTGATCTATCTTTTACAACATGTTTGGTACAATTTGATATCACATTAAAAACACTTTTAAAACGAATACTTAAACATTCCAAGGATCCACTAAATGAAAGAACGGGTGTTGAAGGAGTACGGTAAAGACAAACGATATAAAAACATAAGACGTATGTAATATCTTGACGTTTGGTGTCAGGTACCGACTCGAATACAAGTGTTCAGAACACGGAAACTAGATTGGCAGATCTTTTAGATAGCACACTTTGGAACAGGAGACTCGCTCCTTCATCTGAACGTATTGTTTATGCTTTGGTACAACAAATATTTCATGGCATCAGAGAATATTTCTTGGCTTCAGCCGAATTAAAGGTGTAAACTTTTTACGTTTTAAATCAATCTTCTTATATACTTAAATTACGTTATAGCAAAGTACATGATTTTAATCCTTTTTTTTCTTTTGCAGTTCAATTGCTTTTTCTTAATGCCGGTTGTAGACAAATTGCCTGCACTTCTTCGAGAGGATCTAGAATCTGCATTTGAAGATGATCTAGACAATGTTTTTGACATTACTAATCTCAGACATTCACTCGGGCAACGAAAGCGAGAAACTGAAATCGAGATGAAACGGGTATCTGTAATATACTATTGTGATTCTATAATGTTGATCAATCAATACTTAACCTATTTTATATGGTTTTGGCATGTTTGCAGATACAAAGGCTTAAAGACAAATTCAGAAAGATCCATGAGCAGCTTAGTTTGCATCAAGTTAAGTCAGCACCTTGATCTGTTCATCGTCATCTAAGCTCAGATATCCGTTTTGGCATGTTTGGTAGTCTTCCTGATCTTTTGTAATAATCTGTTTATAAATACGTGACAGTAGCATGAAAATTCCTTATTTGAGATTTGTTTTTGATATATCAATTAGTTGTTACATACATAAAAAATAACGAGCCAGACACCTGACTGACCTAAAACGGAATCATAAACAGGCCATTTACATATAGAAAATATAAGGAACTAAGAACTGTATTGGACTTTCTGTGTTGGTGTTTGGGAGAACAGGCATGCTGCTGTTGTGTTGTGCTGCTTCTTGTGGAATGATCTTCGTTTGTTTGCTAGCGTTCTGAGTTGTTCGGGTGCTATCCACAGGTGTTGCTAACACCTGTTGGGTTGTTGCCTCGAATGTTATTGAAGCTCAAACGCTGTTGCATGATATGTGACGAGATTGGGTTTGTTTGATTTGTGAAATATTGTGTTATTTTGACTCTTGATTTTTGTAGCCGGAGGATTGTCTAACTTGTAGATGAATCTTGATATGCATCCTTAGTCCAATGTTAGTATTTCTTTGATATAGCCTAAATTACTGATTCTGATTTCCGTTAAGGTTCCATTTGAAGCTGGTGGGCCGGTTGGCGGTGGGGTTGCCTTGGGTCCAGCCCTGGTGCCGGTGGTTGAGTAGTGTCCAACTCTAAACTTAATGCTGGTGGTGGAGTAATGCCGGTTCCGATAACCGGGGGAGTTGTCGTTTGTTTCGCTGTCTTAAGATGGGTTAGTTGTCGATTCTTTCCCTGAGGTGTTCTAGTTCGTACAAGTCGATGGCGCCATTAGATCATGCATGTTCCGAATAGCTCGAGTTCAAAGAGTGGAGGAGTGTTTGAGATTGTTTGTTCTTCGATAAACGTGCATACCTAGATTCAAGATTTGGACCCGCGAGGGTGACTTTAACAATCAATCAATGAAAGGTTCAACTCGGTAGTGAGCTCAAGTGAGTTGGTTATTGAGTCTATAGAGAGAGAAAGTTTCATTGAAGGAGTATCGGTTAGTGTAAGAATTGGACAGTGCAAGTATATCTATAGGCAAGTATTAATGTTTAGAATTTATGAGCATGATTATGCTTACGTCTCATAATATGATGGGGTAACCGGGAATTGAACTTGGAGCTTTTTAGGGCTGACATAGGGGGCTTATGTGGCATATCTATGACGTATGCGTATTGCCAAATGCAAGGGTTTGTGCACCGTTGACTGGTTACATATCCCTTATGGGTTTGACCTTGCTGATGAACTTATGATTTAGGTCGGTGTCTATATTCACGGATACCTTATACCGAATATAAAAGATGTATTCCGAACATTATCCGTTTGGCGTATCATTACCCAAGTTAATAAAGAAACAATATCGGGCCAATATTAAACTCGTTGTTTCAAGGAATCATGAAAGACCACGGATGATGGTTACTGTGACGTGGAGTAAATAAAGGGTACTTTTTGGTTATGGCACTGACATGGCAATGATGAGGGAAGGGGTGATTTGTAATGGGAGGCGTTTGTTGAGAGGGTTGTTGAAGGTTTTAGGTGATGTAGTAAAATTTAATTGGTATTTAAGATGTAAATAACTAAAAGTTGGAGAGTGAAAATAATTGTAACCAATCACATGCTGCCACCTCACCTCACTCCCTCTCCTTGGAAGTTTTTGGAACACTAACGCCTCACATCAATTTACCCACAAACGCCTCATTACAAGCGTTTGTGGGGTGTTTGTGGTGACACCTAGGAATGGGTTGGGGACAAACGCCCCATTATTTGTGGTCTAAGACTGCTTATTTCTTTTACATAAATGACGAACTTACACTCCCACTATGATTTTATACATTTTCTCATAAATACATTCACCTGGAGTTAGAAACACAATTTCATGGTTGAAACTTCGCTAGGCCTACTCTTGATTAGACACTAGTCCTAAATAAGATTAAATCTAGTGACGTGTAAGCTATTTTCAATAATCCCCACGATTATTTGGATAAGCCTTAATTGGATGTTAACTGTTCCATTGTTGTTATCACtatatatactaatactaatactaatttaaGTAATCAAACTAGGAACTAATCATGATGTGGTGAAAAGTGACATGACACCTTAAACACCAAGATTTTGGATCACATACAACTTTATATTAGATGAGACTATTTAAGTGTGGGACAATCGTTACTTTTGTAATGTAGTGGCGAAACTGACTTCTCATTTATTTATACTAACGTTATGCTAACTCACGTAATGTGAACATTTTTACCACTTCCATTTTCATAGGTATATATCTAAACTAGACAAATATTGTTAGGCCGATTAATGTGATTTATTAATGAAATTTATAGCATTGATCAAGATTCAACTTAAAACCTGTCATTTTCTGATGTTACAAGTGAAAAGAGACATATAACTTTGTTAGATATCCACAAGTATCATGATTGGAAAGCTCTATCCACTTGTCTTCAATACCACTAAATACATATTCATTTTCCACATGCCAACAAGTAGCAAGATTACCAAACGTTGTATGTTGACCAATATTATATTGCAGAGATGAAATTGCACCCATGATCAAATCTTtggttaattaattttttttaactaatCGATTCGGTTAATAACGGATTAATTAATTTAGTTAATATCTATGTTTTAGAGTTTAAGCCGGTTAACCATTTTGACAGAAAAAGATCAACGACCTTTGCACATTATCATTTACATATAAGAGTTTACAGTTATTATTTTCTTCCGGATATGTTGACAATCAATATTTAAATACGGTGACCTAGATGAGAACTAAAGCAATGGATTCATATACAACACAAATTTTCTTAACCCCTTGTCATCGACAACGCTAAAATATTCAgagttaaatatatatttatttatgtagattttactaattttattattttatatatgtaGCAAAGGGCTTTTGGCCTAGCAATATCAAGTGTCTCATTAACTTTGAGGTTATGAGTTTGAGTTCCGTCGTGGAAAAAATAGTTCTATTTGTATGCAGCTAAAAAAACAGTATTTAATATTTGTGATCAATACTATCCTACATTTCTCTTatgattaaaattaatattaaaatagatCATCTATGTATACTAGTGAAATCTAAAGTTTGATTAATTTCCAATGAATCAAAACACTTTCATTACACAATATTTATAGAGTACATATGAACATTCTAAACTCTAATGGACCGAGTCCATTTGTACAATTGGGCTGAGCCAAACTAATTAAATAACAAATGAAATAGGAACTATACAAATACATACAATCTGGTACACCCTCGCAGTTGGAACAGGAGTTAGAGTGCGAACGTTCAAACTGAACTTGAAGTCATTAAACAACTGTGTTGGAAGTCCCTTGGTGAAGATATCAGCATATTGAGAACTAGAAGGAACATGAAGAACGCGAACAGCTCCAGTGGCAACTAGATCACGCacaaaatgaatatcaatttctatatGTTTGGTGCGTTGATGTTGAACCGAGTTGGTATAAAGATACACCGCACTCACATTGTCACAATAAACTAAAGTGGCCTGGAACAATGGGGAGTGAAGCTCACGAAGTAAGTTACGAATCCAACACGTTTCAGCAACAGCATTTGCAACCGCTCGATATTCAGCTTCAACACTAGATCGAGATATCGTAGCTTGGCGTTTAGAAGACCAAGAAAGAATATTGTCGCCAAGAAACACACAATAACCAGAGGTAGATTGGCGTGTACCAGGGCAACCTCCCCAATCAGCATCAGAATAAGCTGTAAGCTTAATAGTGGATGAGGCAAACAACTGAAGCCCATTATCAACAGATCCACGAAGATACCGTAAAACACGTTTGAGTGCAGCAAAATGAGGTTCTTGGGGATCGTGCATGTATAAGCACAACTGTTGAACAATATAAGTAAGATCAGGACGTGTAAAAGTTAGGTATTGAAGTACACCTGCAAGACTGCGATATAATGTGGGATCTGTAACGGGAGGTCCACTAGGCCCAAGCTTAGACTGAGTATCAATAGGAGTAAGACATGGCTTACAATTAATCATATCGGCCCGTTCTAAATTGTCTAGAGCATATTTCTGCTGAGATAGAAACAGACCATGTTTAGTACGCGTAGCAGAAATGCCTAAAAAATAATTCAATGGCCCAAGATTAGTCATGGCAAATTCTTTGCCAAGCGAGGTAATAATCTTCTGTAAAAGAGACGTGGACGAAGCAGTGAGAATAACGTCATCCACATACATAAGTAAATAAGCAATATGAGTCCCATGCCGGTAAATGAACAATGACGAGTCACAACTGCTATGTTGAAAACCAACACGAAGAGCATACTGAGCAAACCTATGAAACCAAGCACGAGGAGCCTGCTTAGGGATGGCACCCCGCGGAAGACAGGTACGGGTCCTTGGTACCCACGACCCGCCCGCTAGGATTTTTTTTACCCGCGGGTACCCGTTTATCCGCCAACGTGTAAACTTTTCTGCCCGTACCCGCAACCCGCGGGTATCCGCGACCCGCGGGTAAACCTGCGGGTTTACAAAATGTACACTTTAATTAATTTTTTGTAACGGATACCCATTACCCGCGAGTTTTACCcgcgaataattataaaaatacctTAAAaagttaatttatataatatataattaagtatatgtatACGGGTAAACGGGTACACCCGCGGGTAGCTTAAACGGGCATCACGGATTCACGGGTTGAGTTTTACCCGCGACGGTTATGAAATACCCGCGACCCGCCAACGGGTAAATTTTTTTACCCGACCCGTGCCCGCAGGTCACGGGTTTTTTTCCGCCCATTACCATCCCGAAGCCTGCTTGAGACAGTATAATGATTTGCGAAGATGACACACATAACCTGGTTTTGTTGGATCATGAAAACCTGGGGGCTGATGCATGTAAATAGTATTGTAAGATCACCATGTAAAAACACGTTCTTGACATCAAGCTGATGAATCGACCAATGTCAAGAAACGGATAGGCTAAGGACAGTTCGATTGCCGGTTTTACCACCGGACTAAAAGTCTCACCATAATCAATACCGGGTCGTTGGCTTTTACCAATAGCCACCAAACGAGCTTTTTACATGTCTAAAGTGCCACCAGAATGTAACTTACGCTTAAACAACCACATAGATCTCACAATATTAAAACTTGAAGGTCTCGGAACCAGAACCCAAGTACCatttttaattaaagcattatattcatcaAGCATTGCTTGTTTCCAGTTAGGGTCAGAAAGGGCTTGAATGTGAGATTTAGGAATGTTAGGTGGGGTGTTAACGTTTAAGTTTAAGCGAAAGATAGGTCTATAGATTCCGGTTTTGGCTCGGGTGAGCATGGGGTGTTGATTGTGGGTTGTTGAAGTGGAGGTGGTCGGACCAACTTGTaacacccttttttttttttttttaaacacagcggaagtaaatatttaattaccaaagtaaccttagttaatgtttacataacattgtttacaaaccaactttatacaacaacggtgttacgtgaaaacataattaaattagaaaacatcagagtcaacgcatagtcaaacatgtcttcaacccgtccgcaacacccgtcctaaccaacagtacctaaacctgcaaggggtgaaaatgtggggaaattagcacaactgctaagtgaatggatactatctaacagaccaagcataaggaactgaacatgcaaggggtcAAAacaatgctaacgtcctgaactagcatacaacaacaactgacaatatgaggatcggctacttgtacgagcacacgacttagttgatcaagctacagtctaccgatagtccactttactgattccactgcataaccgtccagacgcaacacatgcgtccttctatgctatactgaacaatcagtaacatcatgacccgaccaggctaccacagtcgacctcacatcaaccctaccttcccgcctcggtgggttcccaaccttgcagcCTCGATtgatgtccaactaacagtgcgcacataagatcacagataaacagtcatgcaatcgtcctaacttgCATGGCAATAtttaactacgcatggtaatcatactgaacataaacataataataaagagtctgaacaagtagcgtgtcagctacttaatactctatccggagatagacccactcactgaataccagcaactagctcagataatctatcactgagcggcttccttatccttatcacctgaacataaggcaaatcaagttagtttctgtatgttaacacaaaacagcatagtacagtaaatcagtcacaaaaagcgcagctaaaagtccacctaacacttatgcattttcagaatttacatcctgatcatcataagtcacgcggacagcataacggctaggaaacaacacttagtaaaattttctgCCCAcaaagtgtgacaacccggaaatttccgactaaatttaaacctaacttttatatgattccgaagactcacgaacaattatttgtaaataattacgtattagtattattattaatattgttttaaataatattatcattaattatttttaacatatacaatcattattattattattaattattaatatcattaatataacactaatatattattagtattatcacttttactaaaattattaatgattattataaatatcattattattgatagttagcattattattatgaccattatcattaaaaattattattattattatacaacaaattattatcattattattaaaaattattattatcattattatttatattattattagtattattttgatattgttattattaatattattaatattattaattttattgaaagtattaatattaatatatttatatttattaattattaatattaattatatcatacagATATAAAAATTTGTTAGTTATCCTAACTACTTTTGATTTTTTTAACTAATCTGATTCTGCATTATTAACCtgcttttaatttttaagttatctgctatttatttattttttttatttttttcctccTATTCTTGACTATTTAATTAAACTGTCGACATCTTTCTGCTATAAAAAAAGCGAATTTCTCTGTATCATACACACCATTATCAATTAAAATCATTACAACAAATTAATTGATTAAGTTTAAACagaaattttttttccttttcgttACCTCTGTTCTTGATTCAATTTTAT
The window above is part of the Rutidosis leptorrhynchoides isolate AG116_Rl617_1_P2 chromosome 1, CSIRO_AGI_Rlap_v1, whole genome shotgun sequence genome. Proteins encoded here:
- the LOC139849812 gene encoding uncharacterized mitochondrial protein AtMg00810-like — translated: MYVDDVILTASSTSLLQKIITSLGKEFAMTNLGPLNYFLGISATRTKHGLFLSQQKYALDNLERADMINCKPCLTPIDTQSKLGPSGPPVTDPTLYRSLAGVLQYLTFTRPDLTYIVQQLCLYMHDPQEPHFAALKRVLRYLRGSVDNGLQLFASSTIKLTAYSDADWGGCPGTRQSTSGYCVFLGDNILSWSSKRQATISRSSVEAEYRAVANAVAETCWIRNLLRELHSPLFQATLVYCDNVSAVYLYTNSVQHQRTKHIEIDIHFVRDLVATGAVRVLHVPSSSQYADIFTKGLPTQLFNDFKFSLNVRTLTPVPTARVYQIVCICIVPISFVI
- the LOC139885781 gene encoding dynamin-like protein ARC5 isoform X2, which produces MATAEHGSEECESHSRLYEAYNELHGLAQEFETPFDAPAVLVVGHQTDGKSALVEALMGFQFNHVGGGTKTRRPITLHMKFNPQCDSPLCHLISDSDSIVPIEKSLKEIQEYIEAENMRLELETCQFSSKEIIIRVEYKYCPNLTIIDTPGLVAPAPGPKNRALQAQSRAVESLVRAKMQHKEFIVLCLEDCNDWSNATTRRVVMQIDPELSRTVVVSTKLDTKIPQFARASDVEVFLSPPASVLDGFMLGDSPFFTSVPSGRVGSGPESVYRSNDEFKQAISLREMEDVACLEEKLGRLLTKQERSRIGVSSLKLFLEDLLQKRYMDNVPLIIPLLEKEYRGTTRKLNDINQELSTLDEAKLKEKGRSFHDLFLTKLSLLLKGTVVAPPDKFGETLQDELVNGGALIGIDGSQFPHKLIPNAGMRLYGGAQYHRAMAEFRFVVGGIKCPPITREEIVNACGVEDIHDGTNYSRTACVIAVAKARDTFEPFLHQLGSRLLHILKRLLPISVYLLQKEGEFLSGHEVFLRRVSSAFNNFAESTERSCHEKCLEDLISTTRYVTWSLHNKNRAGLRQFLDSFGGAEQPGTDSNTSVQNTETRLADLLDSTLWNRRLAPSSERIVYALVQQIFHGIREYFLASAELKFNCFFLMPVVDKLPALLREDLESAFEDDLDNVFDITNLRHSLGQRKRETEIEMKRIQRLKDKFRKIHEQLSLHQVKSAP
- the LOC139885781 gene encoding dynamin-like protein ARC5 isoform X1; this encodes MATAEHGSEECESHSRLYEAYNELHGLAQEFETPFDAPAVLVVGHQTDGKSALVEALMGFQFNHVGGGTKTRRPITLHMKFNPQCDSPLCHLISDSDSIVPIEKSLKEIQEYIEAENMRLELETCQFSSKEIIIRVEYKYCPNLTIIDTPGLVAPAPGPKNRALQAQSRAVESLVRAKMQHKEFIVLCLEDCNDWSNATTRRVVMQIDPELSRTVVVSTKLDTKIPQFARASDVEVFLSPPASVLDGFMLGDSPFFTSVPSGRVGSGPESVYRSNDEFKQAISLREMEDVACLEEKLGRLLTKQERSRIGVSSLKLFLEDLLQKRYMDNVPLIIPLLEKEYRGTTRKLNDINQELSTLDEAKLKEKGRSFHDLFLTKLSLLLKGTVVAPPDKFGETLQDELVNGGALIGIDGSQFPHKLIPNAGMRLYGGAQYHRAMAEFRFVVGGIKCPPITREEIVNACGVEDIHDGTNYSRTACVIAVAKARDTFEPFLHQLGSRLLHILKRLLPISVYLLQKEGEFLSGHEVFLRRVSSAFNNFAESTERSCHEKCLEDLISTTRYVTWSLHNKNRAGLRQFLDSFGGAEQPGNGGTDSNTSVQNTETRLADLLDSTLWNRRLAPSSERIVYALVQQIFHGIREYFLASAELKFNCFFLMPVVDKLPALLREDLESAFEDDLDNVFDITNLRHSLGQRKRETEIEMKRIQRLKDKFRKIHEQLSLHQVKSAP